Genomic DNA from Peribacillus simplex NBRC 15720 = DSM 1321:
GTAAACATTTTTACCGATAGCATTAAGGAAATCCTTCTCTTTTTTCAGAGGCCTTTCAGCTCCGGGTGATGAAACTTCGAGAAAATAATTTTGTGGAATCGGATCAACCTCATCAAGCTTTTCACTGAGTTTTTCACTCACATTTCCGCAATCATCAATATCTACGCCTGTTTCTTTATCAATGTACACTCGAAGGAACCAGCTTTTACCTTCCTTCACATACTCCACTTCGACTAATTCAAGCTGCAATTCTTCAAGAATTGGTAATGCTAATTCCTCTACGACTTCCGTTACCTTTTTACTCATTTGTTTCCTCCATACGTGCGTTGTATGCGCTTGGTTTCGGATTCAAAATTAAATGGTCAATACAACACGAAAGAGTGGGTTTCCCCACTCTTGCCATTGGTTCCTCTTAGTATTTCCAATAAAAATATACCATAATCAAGATTTTTATGCAAATACCTTGTCTGTTTCTTCCTTTTTGAAATCAGTTTCCTCTTTAAAATAAAGATAACTGATTTTGTTCAGGCAATGACTCCAGACAGCCTTGTTTATCAAGATATTCAAGGATGGTCTTCGAAACCTTCCCCCGTTGTTGAAGATCTTCTTTTGAGAGGAATTCACCATTTTTCCGCGCGTTGACGATATTGATCGCCGCATTCGTTCCGAGACCAGGTATCGAATTGAAAGGGGGTATCAAAGTGTTCCCTTCAATTAAGAATTGATCTGCACTGGATTTGTACAAGTCCACTTTAGCGAATGAAAATCCG
This window encodes:
- the rimP gene encoding ribosome maturation factor RimP; protein product: MSKKVTEVVEELALPILEELQLELVEVEYVKEGKSWFLRVYIDKETGVDIDDCGNVSEKLSEKLDEVDPIPQNYFLEVSSPGAERPLKKEKDFLNAIGKNVYIKTYEPILDEKEFEGILTSFDGEEVTLEVRIKTRKKTIVIPFEKVAKARLAITFS